The Euhalothece natronophila Z-M001 genome includes a window with the following:
- a CDS encoding DNA sulfur modification protein DndB, with amino-acid sequence MVNLSNRLTIPVPCIKGHFSRHLYTYQTHVAPTELQNILGHDPRSKNWRNLPETIREIYQYLQRPTEKKRREGTARYIRDRFDPSNSFSIGAFPAISIGATKPLKFVPYEEQGKNISSDVGELHFDLRANSTRILLDGLARYTGAMEVYEAGDEEIVNSFTFPVTIYVPQERNLTLMELGQLFHDFNFLTQPIKKNRAIALDRSNIYVGLTKKLGETDIIERNGGVEERAASLGKKSTALVAQQVFLRFVRGACEGIAFQKKLSEEYPSGEPNLTRETFLKIKAKLENFLEIFAEGMGQSFRDHRSIHLTAPGWYAIGLIFHDVEFRSSLSDVEKKRIYKRLAQINWTRYNSDFFGMLGEKDYDENGKPYLSKARGGGNAPKNLANYLRSKLGLDELVQR; translated from the coding sequence ATGGTTAATCTCTCAAACAGACTTACAATCCCTGTTCCTTGCATAAAGGGACACTTTAGTAGGCATCTCTACACATACCAGACTCATGTAGCTCCTACGGAATTACAAAATATATTGGGACATGATCCCCGAAGTAAAAATTGGCGGAATCTTCCTGAAACTATTCGGGAAATCTATCAATACTTGCAACGCCCAACCGAAAAAAAGCGTCGAGAGGGCACAGCTCGCTACATTCGTGATCGTTTTGATCCGAGCAATAGTTTCTCTATTGGTGCGTTTCCTGCGATTTCAATTGGTGCTACTAAGCCTTTAAAATTTGTCCCTTATGAGGAACAGGGAAAAAATATCAGTTCAGATGTTGGAGAGCTTCATTTTGACTTGCGTGCTAACAGCACCAGAATTTTGCTTGATGGGCTAGCTCGTTATACTGGTGCAATGGAAGTATATGAGGCAGGAGATGAAGAAATTGTTAACTCCTTCACTTTTCCAGTTACTATCTATGTTCCCCAAGAGCGAAACCTAACTTTGATGGAGTTGGGACAGCTTTTCCATGACTTTAATTTCCTAACTCAACCCATCAAGAAAAACCGAGCGATCGCGCTCGACCGAAGCAATATTTATGTTGGATTGACTAAGAAATTAGGAGAAACTGACATAATCGAGCGTAATGGTGGAGTCGAAGAACGTGCAGCCTCTCTTGGTAAGAAATCAACGGCACTTGTGGCTCAACAGGTGTTTCTGCGCTTTGTGCGTGGTGCGTGCGAAGGGATTGCATTTCAGAAGAAACTTAGTGAGGAATATCCCTCTGGAGAGCCAAATCTTACTCGTGAAACATTTTTGAAAATTAAAGCAAAACTAGAAAATTTCCTTGAAATATTTGCTGAAGGAATGGGGCAGTCGTTTCGTGATCACCGTTCAATTCACTTAACTGCGCCGGGATGGTACGCGATTGGGTTGATTTTCCATGATGTTGAGTTTCGTTCTTCTTTATCAGATGTTGAAAAGAAGCGCATCTATAAACGACTAGCACAGATCAATTGGACACGTTATAACTCGGACTTTTTTGGGATGTTGGGAGAGAAGGACTACGATGAAAATGGTAAACCCTACCTCAGCAAAGCTCGTGGCGGTGGTAACGCTCCAAAGAACTTGGCTAATTATCTGAGGTCTAAGTTGGGGTTAGATGAATTAGTACAACGGTAA